From the Rattus norvegicus strain BN/NHsdMcwi chromosome 15, GRCr8, whole genome shotgun sequence genome, the window AATGAGAGCCATTCTTTTAGCAATTGAACTGAACTGTAATCAGTTCTGTGCACTACAAAGACGGCTACCACATGGCATCCCTCTAGCATaatggcatgtaagtgtgcaatgtgtgatcaacagatccccttaaggaaatgcattttctagttgagcaggaggatattgttgtcaatcctccagtttcttgcatgaagctagaatcacagaaagttttgtaaatgGTCACAGAAATGAACAACTGGATGAGTCCTAGGAGAGTGTCTGGATAAGTTGGAGAAGGTTAAATTGGTTTGACTTGGTTGATGGTTAGATATCAGGAAAACCTGCCCTGGATGCTTCATTCATCCTACCTTAGGCTGCTTGGTACACggattttcatactggcttccccacagaaccttgttgtttccttaatggaCTCTTCCAGTGCAATCTGATCCCATAGAAGCTCCCTGTTCTCATTCCGTGCTCTCTGGGCATTGTTTTTCAGCTCAAAAAACTCAGTTAGGAGGGGATAGAAGCTGtggctgagacacaaagaaaaaatggtgaatcccagccagtctccaacttcctcccacttctccaaGTCCATAACTCCTTCTAGGGTCCTGATCAGAAGAGAGCCCCAGATTATAGTCCACGTCCACAGTAGCCCTGGAATATAACCTAGAGAcaggtcaaatggagaaaagagcaacattccagaagactcagggcacttctcaaaaacctgacaccattgattcaagtttttcccagaagaggactTAATTGTTATGTGGGCTTATAtgtccattttattagaatgtcCCTTGGAGGCCAATCTTTCTGTGTCCTGTATGTCCTAGAGCCTTCCTTACAGACAGGCTTCCTGGTATGCTTCAAACACTATAAAGCCTGATCCTCACTTTACTTCaaagataagaatgggctgacacatgctgtgcctagtgctgggtcacaaccttgtaagttactcaccagtaccagtcattttccagtgtaAGGTTTTTACATTTGACCAAAGCGGTATTGATCTGctcgctcattttcttcatgtcggtCATCACTTCCTCATGCTGCATCATGAGCATCTCGGACTCAAAGTTGTTCCTGTGGTAGGGCATGGTCCAAGGACaaataacattatgaatgaaGGATTCAAGAATTACATGAATTCAGACTGAATCCTGAACTACCCCAGCCTCGGACATGCCACGCCCTTGCTGGTTGGTACTGGGTCCATTTGatatttattaagtttattattATGGACACAGAGACAGCAGTGCCAGCAAACAAAAGGAGGGAGTTGATTTCCTTGGGATCCCTGATGGGGTTTGAAGAAATAGACTAGCTTGAAAAGAACATTCGCGGACCCTGTGCCACAATCCAGGCTCCAAATTTTACACATGAAGACTATTCTCCTCTTCTTAGGTAACAATTCTCAATCATAGaatctattgctacatgaaaacccaaaggaacatgaacagtatttacagggaaaagaatttatagcacacaccaggagattcccatgtgcgtccacctgagcagatgtgaaatgttCTACTGCTCACAGTGAGCCTCTCAGCCGCATCATTATCATGCCATGGAAATTGACACAGGATAATTCTCAGGCCAAATCAGAACATAGAATACCCAGATCTTAagtgatacacacaaacactctcacacatgcataaacacacaaactcacataaaactctcttctctctctctgtctctctctctctctgtctctgtctctctctctctctgtgtctctcaaaTACAATTAGAATGCCAAATAAATACAAGGATGTGGCATTATATgaaaatacaatgaataaaatcagagaaaaccaaTGATACCCTGTGGTCAGTCCAGTCACACACTGTGAGGCAGCAAGAGGGATTAGgcccctccagctcttcacaggacctattgaacccaaagcacctccaCGTCAATTACAACAATGATTGGTCATAATCAGAGCACCTAGAAATTCCCACAACCCAACAACTGTCCAGGCTACTTAAACCACACActgagagctcacacactactACCCTCATTCGCAGACTGTAATTCAGGCCACAGGCTATGATTTACGTTTGTAGGAATCAAAACAGCCTGTGCCACCATCTCATTCCCATCTGATCTCCACATTCTGATGCAATCAGGAAAGTGATTTTGACCATGAGCCcaccctggagttgtagcctactgtgatgtgaggaaatgtggatttaacagaacttgcattgtgactacctgtcatttaaattctttcctggGTAATCAGCCAGGAttctcctgagttcatctctctccttctgcatctTGTGGAGATCAGTTTTGAGGTTCTCCAAacgcttcattctctcctcttcaaCAGGTGTCCTGGAggtttgggatgatgccttctgaTCAAACTCTGTAGGTGGATAAACACCAGTGAacaggcatatatgtggacatagtgtcaagaaaaactatgcttactctaaaacagaagtctgaggatgaacagttctacagatacagtgaatccctgacagaacaagaaagctatctttaagctgaactcagctaggtccctgttccccaccatcatagccatatgatgacatatgccatcatagatatagaccacacctcctaaagccATTCTTCTGCCACTGAAATTCTAAAGCTGGCCTAAACAAGAAGAATTGGAGGACCTTCTCAGCTAATGTCTGATGTGAGCCAGGTAAGTCCGTGAGTCCAAACTGCTTAACATCTTGAATCCCTAGTCATGTGTGTTTAAGTACAAAGTAACTGAGATcttgatatatgaccaggagagtatccctcttggcatCAATGACCCACGTAGTCTACAGGACACAGCTGAGAGGAAGTGCTTCCACAGCCTATCCTGAGAGagacactttgttattcttatacaggctcatcctggtattctttgacacATGATATTAAAGATATCCAAGGAAAGCCCCTTGACATATAACATTTCTTCGTTCtctgtcaaactaatgatcagaaattgttgagtctgggtcagccatttaggaagactgaggctctaaatcatacgtcctactcctggaaggaccagctcaagccaacctcctccaggaagctccccttgccctgcccagtactcacttgACCTCCTCCAGGACCTTTCCATTCGTCTTGTTCTCCAACGTGATagaaggctggcctccctctgccttggtctggtctctgcatggatatgattgtccctctgaaagagactgaggatcctggagaacatgcctcctcgggaacccattaggaaatgaagggaaatggctcaggcagttggtgtcaccacaacactgctgacatcacagaacattctagtgtttcctggatacaagagaatttccagggaagacactACCGGTGATGTtactgggaaatgccatagcttacttTCTAACTACCTCTACCCAGACTGACCAGGTTCTGCAGtggcttttccagagactcacttttgagtcagggaacacccattcgcacactctccttccacaacttcagagttctcactacttcattacaactcagttgctgaggagagggagagttggtTAAAGCCTTGATATGGATAGAACATCTTTGTTAACAGCAGAAAATCTAAAGACCCTTGGTGAGGGAGATTCTTCTCcctgaaatgtataaacccaGGATCCAGGCATGTGACATATAGTCCAATTCCCAGAGTTTTTACTGTTCCCAGGAGGCCAATATTTTTTCCTacacctttaaatgtatgcaagttgGAGTATGTTGTTTCATGGGTGCGCCTTGGGAGGGGGCATGGTTTCAATATATTCACccatgttttttcctgaaatctCTGTCTTACAATCCCATTTTGTGCAACGAAATCTCCCTTTTCGGGGAACATAGGTGCTCAGGTATAGGgcaaacatcaaattgtaaactttctgtccattcttaaaaattaaaatccccAAAAGTGAGGCAAGTGAGAGCCATGGAGGGgcagaatgcagaggtgctgctggccaaggaagagcaagaggaagcagagaagctgtagcACATCATGGTGCACAGGGAGCTAGAACTGGAGTTCGACCTGGGCAACCTGCTGGCTTCTGACAGCAACCTCTCGATGGTGCTGTGCCAGGCCAGGGCGTTGCTGGAGGCCGAGCTGCGTGCCCTGGAGTGGGAAAACCCAGAACATCTCATCAACCAGCTGTGGAAGCTGCTGACCAAGGCATGGAGGAGGCGGTGGTAGTGTGCTTGCAGGAGCCTGACACAGGCCTTCCCCGCAGGAAGCCACTGCCTGGCCAAGGGCTCTCACTTGCTGGTAGCAGTTGTTGAGTTTTAAGGGCATCCATCCCAAAAAGAGGACCAACCTCATGTGGGAGGAGGTGAATGGCCAGTAGTAATCCCCTTGTGGCTACAAGCCCTCCCTGGATGACACTGACTCTGGTTTGCCTGAAGCCTCACAGATAGTATTAACTtaacgtatgtatgtatgtatgtatgtatgtatgtatgtatgtatgtatgtatgtatgcatgcatgcatgcatgtatgtatgtatgtatgtatgtatgcatgtatgtatgtatgtatgtacgtaaaTATGGCAAAACTCAAAAAGCCAAACTaggaatgaaggaaaaataaattgagAGTATGACACAGTTGAAAAaagttcttggttttggtttaacCTGTGTTTCTATGTTTAATGTAAAGAAGAATCTTTCTTCTTGTCTGAGTAGGTGTACCTTTTGTGTCCTACTGTCAGAAGGTGTGCTATGGTATTTGCTAGAGAATTTAATAAAGCACCAGATGAATCcacaaatgtaattttataagGTTTTCAAAGAATGATGTTTTTTATGTAAAAGAAAAGCATCTGATATTGTTTCTATGAGCAAATAATTGCCATCAATATTTCAATCTCTAGCTATGCAAGTGTGGATTTTCCAAAGTAGGTCTTAATATTACCTAAACAAAATTTCCTAGGCTTATCCAAGAGCTTAGAGTTCCTGTTTGTTTTACATGAAATGCTGATAAACTGCTCTGACGATAGCCATGTCAAGTTACAGTCCACTGGGCAGGGATCCTCACTGGTTGATCAGTAAAGTATTAAATCCCTGTCACAGACCTCATGCACAGCAGTTGGCTGGGTGCACTTTGCTCCTTGTCCACTAGAGGGAGACAAGACTCAATGGTTGTAATGCAAATGGGATTCTCAGTAGCCATGGGCTCCTGCAGTGCTAAGATGTCCCCAGCAGAGCAAACCTGTCTGAAGAACTTCTCAGGGAGCAGGTGTTTCCTTAAAGCACTGAAAGGGGGTGCACAGGACAACTGAAAACTGACAGCACGTTCAAAGACAGTGCACAGAAGAAGGAACACATATCCTTGAGAAATGTAGAAAACCATGCAGCCTAATCACAGAAATACAGATGCTGAATTAAATGATGGACGGCCAAGCAAAACTCTGTGACTTACAGGGAGGTTATTGAGATGTAAATATTCACGATCCTCTGGGATGTTTGTCAATTTCTACATCCTTCCTAGATAGCAGCCTTGCTACAGATACACTAAGAGCCTAAAAAGTCCTAGGGTGCCAGCATTTCCAACCTGAAATTCCATCCCAAAAGAAGAACTAGAGATGTtgtcaaaattacattttaaaaaattgtagccCTATGttaagtagaagaaaagaaagaaatgaaagatactACCAGGATAAGgactaaacaaacaaattcaaacacacatttataaagaAACTACTTACAGATGGGAATAATAAATATGTCTACAAAGATAATGTCttgcaaaaataaatcaaaagcatGAATCACAGTTGCTCTTGTCCATAATTCTTTATGTTTTCCAAGATTTGAGAGAATAAGTAATCCTTTTACATGAAAGTTCATTTGAAAAAGTGtctagaactaaactgagaaaataggAGGAAAAGGTAACCAGGGTGAGCGTTGGGTCTGAGGCATCAGAatgtgcagaggcaggcagacatgaaTGAGGACAGCAGGCTTAGGAGCTTCATCTTGTCCCAAGTGTGGATTCATGACCCAAACCTCACAAAGAAGGCGCTGCAAGAGTGGCAGTTTTCACACTGGGGAGTAATGGGTGGGTCAGCAGTAGGAGCTAGAGTACTGGCAGGCCCTGCCTTTTTATAACTGGGGGCTTTTAAATGGGGGCGGTTTGATAGATGGAGTTGGGGGCTCACCCTAGGATGTGGACTCTGACCAGGGAGGGCAGGGGCAACAGGGTGCATGAGAGCATGTGTCACACCTGATACAGTGCTGCAGTCTTTGTACTGGACAAGGTAAGGAAGTAATGAATCTGTAAACAGCCTGGCCCTGGTTTTCATGCCTTGAAACCAACAGAATCGGAGGGAGGggtattttatgatttatgtacTTGAAAGGGGACATAGAGACTCTATgtgcaggggcagagaagcttAGTTGAAAGACTCccctcaaagataaaaaggagtCAAAGGCTTTGTCCtctaaatgtaaacaaaaactAGTGTTAGACTCAGCAGAATTCAAACCACAAAGGGTATTTGATTGAATTCAACTATGTGGCTATAGGATAGCACCAGGAGTAAATCCATCACAGCATGGTGGTTTTTAAACAAGCACCATAGCCATCAGAATACAAAGGGAAGAGCACAGAATCATGGGAAATCAAAGTGGTAATACCATGACACATGGCAGAAAGATTCAGGCAAGATGGAGCTGGATTCAGGTAACAGGGGAAAAGGAGTTGAGTACACAATAGCTTAGGAAGCAGAGCTAATGGGATCTACCATCTGACTCATGGGAACCACCGTGTGACTCATGGGATCTACCATGTGACTCATGGGATCCACCATGTCATTGGAGTCTGTGTCTTTTAAGTTCCATTGCAGTTGACCACTTTTTGTCTCTGAGTGTCTGTGCTCCCATAAAATGCTGGTGAAAGAGAACCACTGTGAAAGAGTGTCTCTTCCCCCTAaatttccagtttttctggaCAATAGGTTATGACTCCTGGCTGAGATTTCTGTGGATATTCAGGAGCTTAAGTGAAAGTTGATTGGCTTtgtcacttctctgttgctgggattaaatatgtgcacaaaagcaacagttaagggagagaagtttactttgttttatagttGCAAGATGCACCACAGTGGAAAGTCAAGACAGCAGGAGCTTGAGAGCTGTTGTACTGActgcaggcagagagcagaggaagatgCTGGTATTCAGATCACTTCATCCCTCTTATCCAGTCCACTGTCCCAGTCAACCAcagagggtgggtcttcccacttcaattagtCTAATCAGAATAGTTCTGCACAGCATGTCCCGAGGCTAACCTACATCTAGTAATGCCTTATATAATAGAGCTAATAATCAAATGATCTTCCACTTGGGTGCCTAGAGCTGTGTCTCCAGGGAGATTCCAGGTGCTGTCAAGTTGACGATCAACAAACACTAACCACCATGCAAACTATGAGGACAAGATCTTCATTTAGACTCAAGTCTACTTGCCATGTACTGCTAGAAGTTCAGGAAAGTAGAAATTCCATAAATATCAAAACCTGAATAACCTCCTCACTTACCAGTCAGGCATGCtagaccaacacttctgaaactgtgaccTGGACAAGCACCAGTAGCTTCATTACCTGGGAATTAtcagaaatgcaaattttaactCTACTCAACCTATTCTCTGGATGAAGCCAATCACCTCCTCTCATTGGACTTCCTGGAATGGatgctttctcttcccagaatgGCCTCCAGGTGCAGCAAAGCTAAGTTCACAGCAAATTGCAGTTGGGTGTTTGGggcttccttttcctgcccttcACAATTACCTGACTTAGTAAAAAGAATCAGCGGGCCCCATCTGTTATTGACAATGTGACCAATCCAGTcttgagaaaagcaagatttagaaatCACTATAGTCTTGAAAATCATCGCAATGAAGGTAGCTAGGTCTTACCATGCCCTGGAAAAGAATCTACAAAATCAGAAAGcttggtttttgttcttatttctatTACCAGAATGCTAAAACTGAGAAGGACTAAACAGGTGACGCAGGTGACATATAGAACAAcatatttaattggggacttgcaatttcagagttttagagCAAGAAAATGTGGCATGAACAGCTGAGACTTCCAGTGTtgatgaagaagtagaagaaacaaatgctaactgggaatggtggggGCCTTTGCAACCTCAAAATCCACTCCCAGTAACACACTGCCATCTCTGGTCCAGACCCTGAAACACTGGTTGTCTTGGAGTCCTCTGGAGCTAGAAAGAAAGAACTCCAAGAGTTATACAACCTGAGATGTTCCTCATGAAATCTCTTTGATGGCCAATGCTTTAAAAGAATCTGACACCTCCAGTCCAAAAAAGGATCAAAATTGAACGTTGTCTGGTTTGTCACCTCTAGAGTTAAGTCTGGTTAAGGCACCTTCTGTTTAGGAGGCCAATGAGATGCAGGTGGTGAGGATCTATGACTGGGATCCATATGGTCTCTTCAGGTGCATGAATGTATGAATGAGACCGtaataattttctctatgtatctatctctctgtatatttctgtcacttctaTGGATTGGAGACAAAGATctaaaaaagaagggaagtgaGCCCTCCTAGGACAACAGCTACTGCTGCCCCTGGGATGATTCACAacttcccataggctcatagatcaTGCTGGCCCATCCATGCTGTAGCCCTCTTCTGGCAGCAACTGTGGCTGCAAGCCGGTGCTACTGTTGCTATGATGATGCTAGCAGCAGGAGCTCCTGAGTAGTATTGTGGGTGATGGACACAGGCCCAGAAGGGGTTTTATGGAGTAGGATGGCTGTGATGGATGTCTCAGGCACTGTGATCCTGGAGGAGGCTAGTGATAGCCTCTCTATCCAAAAGACTTGATCCTGTTTGGCCTGCTTTTTTGTGAGCAGTTGTGGCTACAACCACACTAATAAATACATTGACTTTGTGCCAGGAACTGTTATTAACTTACACCTTCATCATCCTCCTGAGGGGAACCGCAGGAAGTGGATGCATGACATTGAAATAACCCATTATGAGGCACCTCTTCTGGGCCAGACCCATATCTGACTTAAAAACAGCGACAGCCGTCAGCCCAGCCAGCCCATTACCACATGATAACCCAATAGAGCCACTCCAAGACAGCAGCCaagttcaggtcatcagactccaCCGAACAGAGGAGGGACATAGCCGTGGATGTGGAGAGGCCCAATAACAACCCTCATGAGGGGAAATGAACTCCAGGAACTGCTCTGGCTCTGGCCCCTCCAGTTCTGATCAACAGGAGCTCAAAGCTCAGATCCTGCAGGCAGGGTCTGACAATACAGAAACACCCACAGCTGTggtagaaggtggatgtgagcAGTTTCATCTCCCGTCTTAAGCAGGAACCCAGGTCTGATTGCTGCTACCTCTGCAGTTGTGGCTACTGCAttctgctctgctctggggctggctggggcctctggcttccactctgggctccactgcactgcactctgCCCTTCCTAAAAGTGACTGATGCGGTCCAATATCACACATGGAGAGGTTTATATGGAGCAGTTTTCTTCAACATGGAATCAGGTACACTAGGTTGCAGTGTGGTACAGGCCCAGTCCCTCAGCCAATGGACTTCAGCACAAAGGGCTGACCTTCTGGCTTCATCCCATTCATTTTGCTGGGAGAAGGGCAAAGACATGCATATTGCAAACAGTTGACATGCATTTGCCAATGCCAGTGTCCATGGGCCCTTTTTAGAGAGAAGGGACTCCTCACCTTGACAGAAAGAAGACAGGAGGAAACCAagtgacaaaaagaaacaggagacaaatAGATGGCAGTTCTTATTGAACAAGAGACACATACTCAGAAGACAAAAAATTCTGTATATGggttgcctctacctctgagatTTGACAATGCCCTCACCTTCATGACCAAAGTTTTCCCTAAATCTGGCAAAGGCCCTAAATGTTTAtctaaaattacattgtgcctagaAGCTGCAAAACTCAGGAACGGTAAAATGAATGTGTCCATGAGACCAATGAAAATTAGGCTAACCTCCTAAGGGTCAGATGCTCCCCATATTGAGATGTTTACTAGGTAAACGTTACTAGCCGTTCCCCCATCACATTCTTGGAGACACTGCAACAGACCCAGAGGACTATTCACAAGGCTGAACCCTTGCTCATGTCTGAGCTTGACCAAATGTTCCAGACTGGAAACCTTATGTGGACTGAGAGGATCCTGACACAGAGCTTGGAACCAACAGTGAAAGCCCATACATtgtggtcctcagcacccactgtcaccacacccagctaaacgGGGCTACAGAATGTAGGTCACCCCCAGAGTCTCTAAACCACTAAAGACAAAACAGACAGTTCTTATATTGAGTCTTcttattttctttagatttatgttTCACTAATCATTTAATTAATCCATACATATTTggacacataaaacattttaaaatagtattggtatgattataacaactttccaagcttaaaactataaaattgtATGTTAAGTTAccaaatattttctacttcttcATCTCTCTTGTCTTGATCACTCAGCAAACTTGGTTTAGCACAAATTACCACATGAATGCTAGAGCCCAGTTTTATATGCCATTCACAGAATGATGCCATGGCAATGATGCCAGCCACAGTGGGCTTCCAACCTCAATAAACTGAAGTTTTCTTATGTTGTCTTTTTTGTAGGAAACTCATTAAACCCTGATAATCCAAAACATCAGAAGCAGGGAGCTCATAGCCAATCTAAGCTCTACCTCCAATTCTATCAGCTAGAAATGGGACCAATCTAAGGTCACACCGGGGAATCTCCAGGGAAAGGGTACATGTTTAATGTCACCAAGATACCGGCTAGTAGTTCCTGGGTGAAGATGTTTTAGCCATGCACAGCAGATTAATTCGAAAAATGAAAGTCAAATGTTTTCCAGGCCCCAGAGACTACGTAGCCTGCTCGCACTAACAACTTAACTAAGGGTTAAGGAGCCAAATCTGGACCATTAATAGCTGATTCCCTCAAGAATTGCAGGACTGAGGGGTATCCACAACACTTATGGCTGCGGACTCACCCTGCGGACTCACCCTGCAGCCAGTGTGGCTCTGCTTCCTGCATCTTGAAatgcaggttttgggtctgagaaGGCAGATCCTCTAATGCAGTGTACACAGGCCTGTGACTTCAGGATCACAGGGGATGGGCACACCTAGTTTTATTGGCATAAAAATGTTTCCAACTTACACCACATCCCAGGATTTTGGGTGCTTCCTATCAGTCTGTGTCCTCAGTAACACTTCTATTGTTGGACGTTTCTGTTTATCTATTCTGGACTTGTTatctcactgaaaaaaatttctttttagaCAAACtctaagctggctttgaactgactatgtagtcctggctgacccaaactcacagagatcctcctgcctcatcttcacaagtgctgggattacacacatgTGCCAACATGACTAGAATGTCTCTCCTTGAAATATGGATGTGTTTTACTTGTGAATGTTGGTGTTGTACATACAGTATACTTAAGGACTGCAAtttggagatttttttgtttaagaAGCTTCCTCTGGATCCTTTTCCTACTTTTAACATGCTTGCCTTTTCACGCTGATTTGTACATGTCCTACCACATGAATTCCTTCCCCATTCCTAAAACACATGCCTGAGAATCAACTTAATGAAGGGGTGTATGTTCGCAAGCAATTGGAGGTCACAGTTCACCCTGAGAAcacagagagcaatgaatgcttatgctccaccccctttctcttcaTATTCAGTCAAGGCCTATTGATTGatcagtgctgttcactgttaatatttattttgcaACTAGCCTGACCCCAGTAATCCCTCAGGGTATCCAGAAGGTTATATAATCAAGGTGTGGTCCATTTCCTCAggctcttgttttcttgttttcttgtgtgtgtgtgtgtgtgtgtgtgtgtgtgtgtgtgtgtgttttcagacagggtctcactatgggcTGAAGTTGGTCTTCACCATGACTGATCCTCTGTCTCCAGGGTGTTAGAATTATAGGGCCTAACCACCACATTTGCCTGAAACAGGAAAACTCCACAGATctaaatctatttgtttcttgctgatcaaaaagagaaaatgacaatgacaagctaggcccaatgtctttgctccctttctgctgcctgctgactggactgtagaattctcagctgtctctccagtaCCATGACTTCCTGCAAgcccccctcccccgctccccATGACAATAAAAGACTGGACCCCTGAAAAtgttaagccagtcccaatttaaagttttcctttgtaagagttgtcatggtcatggtgtctcttcatagcaatagaacattgactacgATACTGGTACTATGTCTGATCTTAAACAACTGTAACTCAACCAGGCATGATGTTAGTAGAACATCCAGGTGAGATGATGTTGGTGCTAGAAGCTCACAGAGAACCCCAACCAACAGGTACCTGTAAGGTCTCATGGgcaggtctctgttttctttagtgtCTTCTTTCCGTCTATCTTACTGAATTTTATTCTGCCCATGAACAGAGTGTAAAAATACGTTGTCTTTACTCCTAATTCCTTAGCCTTTCCTTTAAGCCTGAGTTTATGGgacaaggtttctttttttaaagatatatttatttattttataaatacataaatctttatatatttttacagtgtatatgagtacactgtaaattcagacacaccagaagagggtatcagatcccattacagatggttgtgagccaccatgtggttgctgggaattgaactcaggacctgtggaagagcattcagtgctcttaactgctgagccatctctccagccccggggcAAGGTTTCTTACTAGAATCTTCACCTTTGGAATATTTCTAATCTCTGGACTCTTGGGCCCTGAAGAACAAAATAAGAACCAGGTTCTCAGAGActctcaaaaagaagaaatgaagtcagTGAAAATTTTTACCAACCCAAAG encodes:
- the LOC102550211 gene encoding disks large homolog 5-like → MGSRGGMFSRILSLFQRDNHIHAETRPRQREASLLSRWRTRRMERSWRRSKFDQKASSQTSRTPVEEERMKRLENLKTDLHKMQKERDELRRILADYPGKNLNDRNNFESEMLMMQHEEVMTDMKKMSEQINTALVKCKNLTLENDWYCHSFYPLLTEFFELKNNAQRARNENRELLWDQIALEESIKETTRFCGEASMKIRVPSSLRSEHSSRRLPMAQTRTTALRDRPVHQEH